In a genomic window of Callithrix jacchus isolate 240 chromosome 22, calJac240_pri, whole genome shotgun sequence:
- the LOC100414020 gene encoding small ribosomal subunit protein eS24, translated as MNDTVTIRTRKFMTNRLLQRKQMVIDVLHPGKATVPKTEIREKLAKMYKTTPDVIFVFGFRTHFGGGKTTGFGMIYDSLDYAKKNEPKHRLARHGLYEKKKTSRKQRKERKNRMKKVRGTAKANVGAGKKPKE; from the coding sequence ATGAACGACACAGTAACTATCCGCACTAGAAAGTTCATGACCAACCGACTACTTCAGAGGAAACAAATGGTCATTGATGTCCTTCACCCCGGGAAGGCAACAGTGCCTAAGACAGAAATTCGGGAAAAACTAGCTAAAATGTACAAGACCACACCGgatgtcatttttgtatttggatTCAGAACTCATTTTGGTGGTGGCAAGACAACTGGCTTTGGCATGATTTATGATTCCCTggattatgcaaagaaaaatgaacccaaacATAGACTTGCAAGACATGGCCTGTATGAGAAGAAGAAGACCTCAAGAAAGCAACGAAAGGAACGcaagaacagaatgaagaaagtcAGGGGGACTGCAAAGGCCAATGTTGGTGCTGGCAAAAAGCCGAAGGAGTAA